The genomic stretch TGGGGGTCCTAGGGTAATGTTCCCAATGAACGCTAATGACTACTCAACTATGGCAAAGAACCTTAATTGAAgaccaaataaaataaacttttaaaggtTTTCAAAGGGTTAAATAAGTAACTCAGAGACAGGTCAATTATCATTCAAAGGCAAATTATTTGAACATAAACAAGGAAGAGACTTTGGGAATCATGTCAATAGTAGCTGACCAAGGCTTATAAAAGACTCACCATGCAGTCGCCACCAAAACTCAAAAACTTCTCCAAGCAACCCAACCCTTATCCCAACTCCTCACACCATGGCCTGCCTTGCCACCAGCTTCTGtgggtttcccagctgctccaccagtgggacctgcggctccagctgtggcCAGCTCAGCTCTTCTCAAGCCAGCTGCTGCCAGCCAACCTGTTCACAGGCCAGTTGCTGCCAACCAacctgctcccagcccagctgctgcggAACCAGCTGTGGTCAGAAGTGTGTCTCTGGCGCTGTGAACTGCCGCACCCGGTGGTGCCGCCCTGACTGCCGCGTGGAGGGCACCTGTGTGCCTCCCTGCTGTGTGGTGAGCTGCACTCCCCCAACCTGCTGCCAGCTGCACCATGCCCAGGCCTCCTGCTGCCGCCCATCCTACTGTGGACAGTCCTGCTGCCGCCCCGCCTGCTGCTGCCAGCCCACCTGCAGCCAGACCACCTGCTCTGAGCCTACCTGCAACCAGCCCAGCTGCACCCAGCCCACCTGCagccagcccagctgcagccagccCACCAGCTGTGAGCCCAGCTGCACCCAGCCCAGCTGCACCCAGCCCACCAGCTGTGAGCCTACTTGCAGCCAGCCCAGCTGCACCCAGCCCACCTGCAGCCAGCCCACCTGTTAAAAGCTAGGTTGCTGATTTTCAACTTGAAATTTGAACTTGCAATTGAACCCATGAATTAATGATCTCTTCAACCACTGTTGGACCACTAACAAGTTCTTGAATTTTATTTGGCTTTTGTCATGAGGATTACCAAAAAAAATTGGGCCCAAAAGAACTCTAATTCCAATCAACACTGGAAGGACTTTGAACTCTCctctgtggatttcaaaatagaaatttattccaagaaaagggaaaaataattcatttggGGCTTGACCCTCAGCAAACCATTCAACTCCATTCTCCAAGACCCAGTGCTGCCAAGGCTGGGAAAGAACCATCTGCGCTTTCCAGAGACTTCCCCACTTGTCCACCCTCCTGCAAATCATACTTCCTGTGAAAAGGCAACAGTATGCTGAGGTCTAATAAATTATATCTTTTGGTGAAAAGAGCAAATAtatctctttatttcactgagtgTGTTCATAATCAATGTTTCatagaatttcttttatttttatttttattttttttttggacaggcagagtggatagtgagagagaaacagagagagaaaggtcttccttttttgccgttggttcaccctccaatggccgctgcggccggcgcatctcgctgatctgaagccaggagccaggtgcttctcctggtctcccattcataGAACTTCATGCAAAAGATTTTAATCTACTTTTATGCTCCACACTGCCCTCTCCATCTGATGAAATCCGAGGAAGTCCAGTGCGTGTTACTCCTCACAGAAAGCTAGCGTCAGAAGCAGACAGGCTGTGCCCCACGACGTGACCTCACACAGCACTTgcacagagagaagccaggacctcagaagctggagccagaataCGACGTCGTTTTCCTCGGTAGAAGAATGGCCCTCCAGGGACTCTTCCACCAGAAGTAACATATGCTAATGAGTCACACTCTCCCATGCACAGAGCAGAACAGAAGGGTAAGGTAGGGAGGGCCCTTGGAGGAAATATGCTCCAATTAGATGGAGTTTTCAACGCCAAGCTTCCAACCAGGAAGTGAGGATGACAAAGATTCGTCTCAGTTTTTATAATCACCTTACTTACTTGGTTTAAAATGCTTGCTTACTAGAAATAACACAGGGACCGAcacggtggcacagcaggttaaagccccagcctgtagcacaggcatcctatatggacactggttccagtattggctgctgctcttctggtccagctctctgctatggcctgggaaagcaatagaacatggcccaagttcttgggcccctgcacctgtgtgggagacccagaagaagctcccggcttaggatcagctcagctctggctgttgtggtcatttgggatgtgaaccaacgaatggaagacctttctctctctggttctacatctctctgtaactctgtctttcaaataaataaaataaacctaaaaaattaataaaacctatttactacatacacacacatatatgcaataCACAAACATAATAAATTGATGCACACTGAAACAtaatatcagggaatatttcataaatatgagTGGCTTTTCAGATAAGGATCAGGATTAATTCATGATTCCTTGGATTTAGAACTGGATGGTAatgaaggtaatttttaaaaattactattggGGCCTGCAgtatggtgtagcgggttaaaccatagcctgtgatgccagcatcccaaatgggtgctggtttaagacctggctgctccacttctgatccagctccctgctaatgtgcctgggaaaacaatagaatatggtccaagtccctgggcccctgcacccacgtgggagacccagaagaagcttctggctcctgccttcgacctGGCCGAGCCATAgacactatggccatttggggagtgaaccacaggatggaatatttctctctctgtctctccctctctttctataattcttctgcctttcaaataaataaataaataaaaatcaagactATTATTTTGGATCAAATTAAGATACTTTATTCACTCAAGAGTTAATTaaaatcaagaaattagaaagcatgAATAAAGTATGTAAGCAGAGAATGAATTTTCTTGACACAGCATCTAGACACCTGACACAAGCAAGAATGCGTCTCTGACTGATGGAACAAAGGCACAAACACCTTAGCCGCCTGCTCCTTCGAGTCTAACTTCTGACTCCTTTCAGGTGCCATGACCCCAACAACCTCTGCTGAGAGGAAAACAAAACTACAAGTGACTTTGGGGAAACCCAAATTCAGCCTTTCATCATTCCCATACATCTTGCGTTCAAAAGTCATTTGCtagccggcgccggggctcactaggctaatcctccgccttgtggcgccggcacaccgggttctagtcccggtcggggcaccgatcctgtcccggttgcccctcttccaggccaactctctgctgtggccagggagtgcagtggaggatggcccaagtgcttgggccctgcaccccatgggagaccaggagaagcacctggctcctgccattggatcggcgcggtgcgccggccgcagtgcaccggccattggagggtgaaccaacggcaaaggaagacccttctctctgtctctctctctcactgcccactctgcctgtcaaaaaaaaaaaaaaaaaaaaaggcatctgcTGAGCATCTACATGTAAGATGGGAAGGAAGGCATTATGTAAGGTAACAAGGTGAGCCAGACCCAGACGTGGGCAGACCGTGCCCTTCCGGGGTGAATGATCCGGCAGAGGAATTACACGGTTCCAGCCCTGGATGGCCTTGGAGAGATGgcctcactttacagatgaacaCATGGAAGTTGACAGGGATCAAGTGACTTttctgaggtcacacagccactTCATGGTACAACCAGTATGAGAAGCCCATTTAATTAATTCTCAGGTAAGAGTTCAGTCTCCTCAACATGTGACCATCACCCATCACCCAAAGTGGATCCATTCAAAGTCTCTTTCAGCTTAAAATTCTATGAGTGTTATAAAATTCGAAatcacagggccggcgctgtggcatagcaggtaaagccgccgactGCATCCTTGCTAGCAtacatatgagtgctggttggagtcctagctgctctacttctgatccagctctttgctatgacctgggaaagcagtagaagatggcccaagtccttaggcctctgcacccacatgagagacctggaagaagctcctgactcctagcttcagattggcccagctctggtcgttgcagccatttgggtagtgagccagtggatggaagactggccctcactgtccccccacccccgccccgacctctgcctctctgtaactctgactttcaaataaataaataaatatttaaaacaaaattcagaATCATAAACTAAAAATGACAAGTTTTATCAATACAGAGACGATTAGATAAACTGAGCTATGATCATAGTGTGGAATATtgtatagatatttatttataagaataaGCTATTTTGATATAATACGCCAACAAATTGGATAATCTATATAAATCTTACCCATAAACAAGTTTATCTGTGAAAAATTCCTATAGACACAAAATCCACCAAAACTGGGTAACAAAGAAATAGGAAATCTAAGCAGACATAAATAGTAAACATGGCTTCATTACTGTATTCTAtcaaacacacatgtacacacaattGGAACTAATATATGTATTAAGAAATATTgtagatacaaaatcaacacacaaaaaaataagatTACTTATATATACCAACAATAAATAGTCCAgaagggaaatttttaaaaattccatttgcaatagcatcaaaaagaacaaaatacttaggaataaatttaaacaaagacaGGAAATACTTGTATACAGGGAACTATAAAATATtgctgaaagaaatcaaagaacaggaaaataaatgaaaataaatcctaTGTTGATTGGAAGACACTATGAAGACAAGGTCAAGATAGCAATACTACCCAATGAATCTCTAGATCTAAAGCAATGTCTATCAATATCCTGCTGATATTTTTTGAAGAACCACAAAAATTCAtctaaaaattcatatggaagcatagGGGAGCCTGTGTAACCATAgcagtctttaaaaagaacaaagttagTCTCATGCTTCCTAATTGCAAAGCTATAGTAGTTAACACAGTGTGGTACTAATGTAAAGAAAGACATATAGACCAACAGGATAGAAGAGAGCCTCCTCCCCCAAAATATCCTCATATATATGGCCAGAAGATTTTCAACAAGGGTTATGTTGAAAGTGgtttatatgtttaaaaatggttaaggttgggggccggcgctgtggtgtagtgggtaaagccgccgcctgcagtgccagcatcccatatgggcaccggtttgagtcccggctactgcacttccaatccagctctctgctatggcttgggaaagcagtggaaggtggcccaagtcctcaggcccctacacccacatgggagacccagaggaagctcctggctcctggctttggatcagcacatctccagctgttgcagccagttggggaatgaactagaagatggaggacctctttctctctctctctctctctgcctctccttctctctctgtaactctgactttcagataaataaatacatcttttaaaaaaattggttaaaGTTGTTAACACAAAAGGCTTGAGTGATtaacataaattttatataatgtatatttaatgacaattaaacatttttaattaaaatatatatgagaCTCAAACATTACTGGGAAAGAAGATGTGTATATAAAGATGTTTCTGTATTTGCAAAATCAGGGATAAATGTGTCAAAGAATATGTACCAAACTATTAATATTATGTCTGGAATATTAGTTTGGGAAGGTATGTGTGCCTgttggaggagggggaagaataTTAACTTTTCTTTACATGCCTCCGTACTGCTTGACTTCTTACAATGTGTATCCGTTACTAGCACATATTTCTACTTTGGCAATCAGAAGACAAAATACAAGCAAAAGTCACTAAAGACTTCAGTTGTTGATAAGAGTATGTGCACAGTTGACAGAAGGGATGCCCACTGGCCTGAACTCTAAGGACCCTGTGACCTGTAAAAACCGATCATAGAAAGGCACACGCTGTTTGGGAGTTGATGAATCAGTTGACAGCTCATGTCTCTCCAGGTGTGGACAATTGTTTATGAAATCATGATCATGACTGAATGACCACTTAGGAAGAAAACATTCGGTTCAGGTAAACTCTGCCTAAAGGTTACCAAAGGACACAGATGACAAAGTGACCAGGGCAGTGCTTGGCCAAGAGGCGCTGCCACGTTGACTTCCCTGATGCGCCTTCACTTAGGCCACAGGGCAAGGAAGAAACATAATGAGAGTTAATTGAATAATGACCAAAGCAGGCTATTGAGATGctatttataattttctaaaCAACTCGGAGATCAACCAATCAGAGATGGACTTCGCAACTGACATCAAGGGAAGATGCTAAACGTTAGGAAAGTATGAAGCTCCACGGCATGTATATAAGGCCaggtgtggaaggtgcagacaaaACTCAGAAACTTCTCTCCACAACACACATCTCACCTCAGCTCCTGACACCATGGCCTGCCTTGCCACCAGCTTCTGtgggtttcccagctgctccaccagtgggacctgcggctccagctgtggccagcccagctgctgccaacccagctgctgccagccaacctgcccccagcccagctgctgcgaGCCAatctgcccccagcccagctgctgccagccaATCTGCCCCCAGACCAGCTGCTGCGGAAccagctgtggccaggagggTGGCTCTGGATCTGTGATCTGCCGCACCCGGTGGTGCCGCCCTGACTGCCGCGTGGAGGGCACCTGTGTGCCTCCCTGCTGTGTGGTGAGCTGCACTCCCCCAACCTGCTGCCAGCTGCACCACGCCCAGGCCTCCTGCTGCCGCCCATCCTACTGTGGACAGTCCTGCTGCcgcccctcctgctgctgccactgctgtgAGCCCACCTGCTAGAAGTCAGGTTGCTGCTTAGGAATGAAAGGGCAAGCAGAACAACCATGCTGACCTCTGGAAAAGGTCCAATTTCACCTGGATGTGAAGTATTCTGAGGTTGCTAAGCCACTCGGAAACAATGAAACTCTTAGAAGCCCTGTGGAAGTGTCAGCCGGCCTGTCCTGGAGACCCCGCCTCGCTGGAGACGGCACCGGGATGAGCAGTTCACGTCTGGGCCATCTCTGctcccttccctgtctctccacCCTCCGACTCTTCATACCTACCTTCTCCTGGAATACCCCTtgataatttcaaataaaatgctttaatgTGCAAAGCAGACTGCCTTATGTCCTCCTTCCACCCACAGGCTTGTTGACCGGTACCTGGAATGCTAGAATGGGTCTGCCTTTTGATAACAGCCCTAGGCATAAACATAGAGTCTAAACCAGAAAGATTAGATAAAAATTTTGTATGACTGAATCTACCTTTTAATAAAATGCCCTTTGCATTAAATAGTCTGCATAGCTAATATAATACTTACATACTCCAATCTATTATGATTAGGTCTAAACCAATAACGCCACCTTTGTGAAATTAAATTTTCATGTGGATCAAAGCTAGGAATTCCTATCTAAAGCTACCGCTATCATCTCTAAGCTCTTTCCATTCAATATTCTAGACATACTCCTTCATTCATACCCACTATAAAGAATTTGTATTATCACTAAATAGATCTTTTCAGCATCCACCACATACTATTTTCCAAGAGCATTTGGGTTTAATTTCtatgctttggcctggcacattcTTCCCACTGATCCCCAAATGGCTCTCTCAGCTTCAACCTCCACTCTTCACATCCGTTCACTATTCGCATGTGCTAGGCATGTCTCTGGCTAAGTGAGCAGTGAAGGGCTAGAGAGGGCACCCAGTGAGTTCTCCCATCACCCTTTGTCAGAGAGGTGCACTCGAAATCTGGAAGAGCTGTATCACAGAGTGCACTTCACAACCCAAGCAGAGAGTTGTTCTATGAAGAAGTTAACACACATCTAGAACAAAAATATTGCTTTTATCgtttaattttgaaattcttcATGAATGGTTGAAGTATAATATAGCATAGAATAGGATAGAAATACAGGacattttaggaaaaatatttccaaagtatTTACAAGAGCCTGGCACTTACCTCTGTCATTTAATTAGTTGCACTGACGAGTCACAGACAAGGTGACACATTCCAGAAAGGAATAAAGCAGAAGGCAGCATGTTCTTCAAAATGCCACAACTCCCCGATGTCATTTGTTTCCTCTGAGTCTTGGTTCAACCATTAAATCCACAAAAGAACAACAGAGCATTTTCTGGTCTCTTTTGACCTCAAACAGCAAGGCCCCTTCATGAGAAGCTGTGCAGCCTGCCAGCTGCCTTTTCTCCTTTATGAGCGGTACAGGCATCCCACAAACCACGCCTTTGACTCCACCCATTCGGCAAACAATGATTGAATCACATTCAATAAACATTGAGTGAGGTTTTACCCAAAGCTCAGTTCTCTGCTGGATACCTTCCTACATACTATGCCATTTGGTCCACAAGAAAAGGCCTCTGGCCTGAAACATGTTACTGTTTACACACTTCAAATCGGTTGAAGTCAAAGGAACTGCAAGGCGAGTGTGACTTGAGGTTGGACTAAATGAGGTGGAAGCTTTGATTTACGCACGACCACAGGTACTCCCTCAGCTCAGGGAATGTCTCGATGTCCTAAATCCAAAGGAATTCAGACTATAttttcaagaggaaaaaaaaataatagtttaaaaatagcAGCACTAGCCTTAGCAGTCGGGATAGTCACGTGGAATAACTACTATGCAAAATGAGGGCGTTGACTTGAACTAAAATGGGAAGACTCTTTGAACAAGGGAAACCACAAGCATATTCTAAAGAGCAAAAGGCTGAATGATGAGCCCCAATGAGATGACAGAACAAAGCCATTTCCAGGCTGCTGTTCGGGTGTGTCATAAGCACTTCCACGTGAGCCAATCAGAGGACCACTGAGGgaaaaatttcaataaaagcaagaaaaatatgtTAAGAATTTTACAAAGAGCAGCCATCTCAGATATATAAAAGGCTCAACGTGGCGGTCACTACCCAAAACTCAGAAACTCCTCCAAGGAGCCCCTCGCTCAGCTCAACTCCGGTCACCATGGCCTGCCTTGCCACCAGCTTCTGTggatttcccagctgctccaccggTGGGacctgcggctccagctgtggccagcccagctgctgtgagAGCAGCTACTTCCAGCCAAGCTGCTGTGGAAGCAGCTTTGGCTTTGGAGGTGGCATTGGCTGTGGCCAGGAGGGTGGCTCTGGATCTGTGAT from Lepus europaeus isolate LE1 chromosome 18, mLepTim1.pri, whole genome shotgun sequence encodes the following:
- the LOC133746810 gene encoding keratin, high-sulfur matrix protein, B2B-like yields the protein MACLATSFCGFPSCSTSGTCGSSCGQLSSSQASCCQPTCSQASCCQPTCSQPSCCGTSCGQKCVSGAVNCRTRWCRPDCRVEGTCVPPCCVVSCTPPTCCQLHHAQASCCRPSYCGQSCCRPACCCQPTCSQTTCSEPTCNQPSCTQPTCSQPSCSQPTSCEPSCTQPSCTQPTSCEPTCSQPSCTQPTCSQPTC
- the LOC133777189 gene encoding keratin-associated protein 1-3-like is translated as MACLATSFCGFPSCSTSGTCGSSCGQPSCCQPSCCQPTCPQPSCCEPICPQPSCCQPICPQTSCCGTSCGQEGGSGSVICRTRWCRPDCRVEGTCVPPCCVVSCTPPTCCQLHHAQASCCRPSYCGQSCCRPSCCCHCCEPTC